The Spirochaetota bacterium genome has a window encoding:
- a CDS encoding ABC transporter permease, protein MIKYLVRRLLLLVPTFIGISLITYAMIRLAPGDYTTLRAGLQGELKAGAIGTEIIEQEKKLYGLDKPVIVGYWDWFKKLVVLDFGVSRKDGRPVAERIGEALPITLSLNIISMIIVYIISIPGGIVSALKKDSLYDRVSSLVLFVLYSLPSFWVGLLLLMVLSGGDYLNLFPLGGIISDWAEDFSFFDRMVNIAWHLVLPVVTLTYGGFAFLSRYTRSTMLDVVNQQYIMTARAKGLTEKRVVLVHAFRNSLVPLVTLMASILPGLLGGSVIVESIFSIPGMGMLAFEAILARDIPVIMAIASISAVLTLIGILIADILYAVVDPRIRLEARQ, encoded by the coding sequence ATGATTAAATATCTTGTCAGGCGCCTTCTCCTGCTCGTGCCGACCTTCATCGGCATCAGCCTCATCACCTACGCCATGATCCGCCTGGCGCCGGGCGACTACACGACCCTGCGCGCCGGCCTCCAGGGAGAGCTGAAGGCCGGGGCCATCGGCACTGAGATCATCGAGCAGGAAAAAAAGCTCTACGGGCTCGATAAACCGGTGATCGTCGGATACTGGGACTGGTTTAAAAAACTCGTGGTGCTGGATTTCGGCGTCTCGCGAAAGGACGGCAGGCCGGTGGCGGAGCGGATAGGCGAGGCCCTGCCCATTACGCTCTCCCTCAACATCATCAGTATGATCATCGTGTATATCATTTCCATTCCCGGCGGGATCGTTTCAGCGCTGAAAAAAGACTCGCTCTACGACAGAGTCTCGAGCCTGGTCCTTTTTGTCCTTTATTCACTTCCATCGTTCTGGGTGGGGCTCTTGTTGCTCATGGTCCTTTCGGGCGGCGATTACCTGAACCTCTTTCCGCTTGGGGGAATCATCTCGGACTGGGCCGAGGACTTTTCGTTTTTCGACAGGATGGTGAACATCGCCTGGCACCTTGTGCTGCCGGTGGTTACCCTCACCTACGGCGGTTTCGCCTTCCTCTCGCGCTATACGCGCTCGACCATGCTCGACGTCGTCAACCAGCAGTACATCATGACCGCCCGGGCCAAGGGACTTACCGAAAAGCGCGTGGTGCTGGTGCATGCGTTTCGCAATTCGCTCGTGCCGCTCGTTACGCTCATGGCGTCTATTCTTCCCGGCCTTCTCGGGGGAAGCGTCATCGTTGAATCGATCTTCTCGATCCCCGGCATGGGAATGCTTGCGTTCGAGGCGATCCTCGCGCGCGACATACCCGTCATCATGGCCATCGCTTCGATATCGGCGGTGCTGACGCTTATCGGTATACTGATCGCCGACATCCTCTACGCGGTGGTCGATCCGCGTATAAGGCTGGAGGCGCGGCAGTGA
- a CDS encoding peptide-binding protein: MRILNILVFGARCIALCVALHALTACGDFSSVRDPRALYIHLGSEPGHLNPITSTEAVASSINQHIYETLLDRDYDTAELIPRLAESWSISGDRLRYRFRIKKGIQWSDGVELTADDIVYSFKTIKDPKVACAPLKVYYIDVREVRKIDRYTVEFRYSTQYFRALEICGTIPIVPKHVFDNGTDFNTHKNNRFPVGTGPFRFERWDTGKRIVLVRNERYKGKAPDLHRIVYRIVAEPNIALQMVKKGEMDVMSVRAIQWVRQTNSKKFNEGFYKLQYYLPAYNYIGWNAARPLFADRRVRLAMTHLVNREAILDKLLFGIGEIVTGSSYIHSKGYDKSIKPWPFDPARARELLAEAGWRDTNGDGILDKGGKKFTFTFTMPSGSKFAERLGTIMKEDLSKAGITMDINRYEWAVFVQKLHQRDFDAVTLAWSLSWEDDPYQLWHSTQVVGGSNFCSFKNAEADDIIIRLRKEFDENRRIKMYHRFHRILHEEQPYTFLYCLPAQVVVSRRFNDVKVHLRGLNYLEWKVAAIDD, translated from the coding sequence ATGAGGATTCTGAATATACTGGTGTTCGGTGCCCGGTGTATTGCGCTCTGTGTCGCGCTCCATGCCCTGACGGCATGCGGAGATTTTTCATCCGTCCGCGACCCGCGCGCGCTCTACATCCATCTGGGGTCCGAGCCGGGGCATCTCAACCCCATCACCTCGACCGAGGCGGTGGCCTCGTCCATTAATCAGCATATCTATGAAACGCTGCTGGACCGCGACTACGACACGGCGGAGCTCATCCCCCGGCTGGCCGAATCGTGGTCGATATCCGGCGACAGGCTGCGGTACCGGTTCAGGATTAAAAAGGGGATACAGTGGAGCGATGGCGTTGAATTGACCGCCGACGACATCGTCTACTCGTTTAAAACGATCAAGGATCCGAAAGTGGCCTGTGCGCCGCTGAAGGTATATTACATCGACGTACGGGAGGTCCGAAAGATCGACCGCTATACGGTCGAGTTCCGCTATTCTACGCAGTACTTCCGGGCGCTCGAAATCTGCGGTACGATCCCTATCGTGCCCAAACATGTGTTCGATAACGGTACGGACTTCAACACGCACAAAAACAACCGGTTTCCGGTCGGTACGGGGCCGTTCCGATTCGAACGCTGGGACACGGGCAAACGCATCGTCCTGGTTCGAAACGAGCGGTACAAGGGAAAGGCGCCGGACCTGCATCGTATCGTGTACCGGATAGTCGCCGAGCCGAACATCGCCCTGCAGATGGTGAAAAAAGGCGAGATGGACGTGATGTCCGTGCGAGCCATCCAATGGGTGCGTCAGACGAACTCGAAGAAATTCAACGAGGGCTTTTACAAGCTCCAGTATTATCTTCCCGCGTATAATTACATCGGCTGGAATGCGGCCCGGCCCCTTTTCGCCGACCGGCGGGTGCGCCTTGCCATGACGCATCTGGTTAATCGAGAAGCGATCCTCGACAAGCTGCTCTTCGGCATCGGCGAGATCGTGACCGGCTCGTCGTATATCCACAGCAAGGGCTACGATAAAAGCATAAAGCCCTGGCCCTTCGATCCAGCCAGGGCGCGGGAGCTCCTTGCCGAGGCCGGCTGGCGCGACACCAACGGTGACGGAATACTGGATAAAGGCGGGAAAAAGTTTACGTTTACCTTTACGATGCCGTCGGGAAGCAAGTTCGCCGAGCGATTGGGGACCATCATGAAGGAGGACCTGTCAAAAGCCGGCATAACGATGGACATCAACCGCTACGAGTGGGCCGTCTTCGTGCAGAAGCTCCATCAGCGTGATTTCGACGCGGTCACCCTGGCCTGGTCGCTCTCGTGGGAGGACGACCCCTATCAGCTCTGGCATTCGACGCAGGTTGTCGGGGGCTCCAACTTCTGCTCGTTTAAAAACGCCGAGGCCGATGATATCATCATACGGTTGCGCAAGGAGTTCGATGAAAACAGGCGTATAAAAATGTACCACCGCTTTCACCGCATACTCCACGAGGAGCAGCCCTATACCTTTCTTTATTGCCTGCCCGCGCAGGTGGTGGTCAGCCGCCGTTTCAACGACGTAAAGGTCCACCTGAGGGGCCTTAATTATCTTGAATGGAAGGTGGCGGCGATCGATGATTAA
- a CDS encoding HD domain-containing phosphohydrolase: MVSRKIKIDLEYLRPDNSFIYPLYSKTGEMVLEARAVLTAEKIAYISEKYGHKLYYTDTGERAVIPAYRMKIAYNKSREIMEEIMNTEKLSRTSLRDAEKVVEEIVNDLNTADVEAVELLKDLKSHDEYLYNHSVNVGVLAALFAKKRGNFSLEEIKYITLGSYLHDIGSTRIDKQLLNKEGKLNITEVQKMKRHPQLGYEILKNIERVSPIVLQSVLFHHEKFNNRGYYGLPYENLPDFPKIVSICDIYDALTSKRPFREAVSVEYALKAIVNTIDVHFDYEIISDFINRIAPILNHSQSFYTKNDFCELNTQELAMVRELGVKDYLKPKVTVFCKFVREGNRLAVNFYQKPIQVDLDKDAQRKLAKIISNETQIAAIKKKLEERDFF, encoded by the coding sequence ATGGTCTCACGAAAGATAAAAATAGACCTCGAGTACCTCAGGCCCGATAACAGCTTTATTTATCCGCTGTATTCGAAAACCGGCGAGATGGTGCTCGAGGCCAGGGCCGTGCTTACCGCCGAAAAGATAGCATACATTTCCGAAAAATACGGCCATAAGCTATATTACACCGATACCGGTGAGCGCGCGGTCATTCCCGCCTACCGCATGAAAATCGCCTACAACAAGTCGCGCGAGATCATGGAAGAGATCATGAACACCGAGAAGCTCTCGCGCACCTCGCTCCGCGATGCCGAGAAAGTCGTCGAGGAAATCGTCAACGACCTGAACACCGCCGACGTGGAGGCCGTGGAGCTGTTAAAGGACCTGAAATCCCACGATGAATACCTGTACAATCATTCCGTCAATGTGGGGGTTCTCGCCGCGCTCTTCGCGAAAAAGCGGGGCAATTTCTCGCTCGAAGAGATCAAATACATCACCCTCGGCTCGTACCTGCACGACATCGGCTCCACCAGGATCGACAAGCAGCTGCTCAACAAGGAGGGAAAGCTCAACATCACCGAAGTACAGAAGATGAAGCGCCACCCGCAGCTTGGATACGAGATTTTAAAGAACATCGAGCGGGTGAGCCCGATAGTGTTACAATCCGTTCTTTTTCATCATGAGAAATTCAATAACCGTGGATATTACGGGCTGCCGTATGAAAACCTTCCCGACTTTCCCAAGATCGTGTCGATTTGCGACATCTACGACGCGCTCACCTCGAAGCGACCGTTCAGGGAAGCCGTATCGGTCGAATACGCCCTCAAGGCGATCGTAAACACCATCGATGTGCATTTCGATTATGAAATAATCAGCGACTTTATAAACAGGATAGCCCCGATACTCAATCACTCCCAAAGCTTCTATACTAAAAACGATTTCTGCGAGCTCAACACGCAAGAGCTGGCAATGGTCCGCGAGCTTGGAGTGAAAGACTACCTGAAACCGAAGGTTACGGTCTTTTGTAAGTTCGTCAGGGAAGGAAACAGGCTGGCCGTCAACTTCTACCAGAAACCGATACAGGTGGACCTGGACAAGGACGCACAGCGAAAGCTCGCGAAGATCATCAGCAACGAGACCCAGATCGCGGCCATCAAGAAAAAGCTTGAAGAGCGCGACTTCTTTTAA
- a CDS encoding lipoate--protein ligase family protein, with product METWRLIIDIPRRGAYNMAVDLAILHSLARRACPPTLRLYSWDTPAVTIGYFQRIEEEVREAECSREGVAVIRRVTGGGAVLHEHELTYSVFIPLSHRTAAQSIRESYGLLCAPIVDALQGLGLKAEFAPVNDVLVEGAKVSGSAQTRREGVLLQHGTLLIDVDTERMFRILNVAKEKSPDGPSAAPEGRVTSLRRLLGERVLATGFASELAGRLARAFADRLGCVFGEGGLNGREEEEAVRIENGLFGLEAWNRDRSIRPISGGPGG from the coding sequence ATGGAGACATGGCGGCTTATCATCGATATTCCACGGCGGGGCGCGTACAACATGGCGGTCGACCTCGCCATCCTTCATTCGCTTGCCCGTCGCGCGTGTCCGCCGACGCTCCGATTGTACTCGTGGGATACGCCCGCCGTTACGATCGGCTACTTCCAGAGGATCGAGGAGGAGGTGCGCGAGGCGGAGTGCAGCCGGGAGGGCGTGGCCGTCATACGGCGCGTTACCGGCGGAGGGGCCGTACTCCACGAGCACGAGCTTACCTACAGCGTCTTTATACCGCTTTCGCACCGCACGGCCGCGCAATCCATCCGAGAATCATACGGGCTGCTCTGCGCGCCGATCGTTGATGCCCTGCAGGGGCTCGGACTGAAGGCGGAATTCGCCCCGGTCAACGATGTTCTGGTGGAAGGGGCCAAGGTGTCGGGCAGCGCCCAGACCAGAAGGGAAGGGGTCCTGCTCCAGCATGGAACGCTGCTCATTGATGTCGACACCGAACGGATGTTCCGCATTTTAAACGTGGCGAAGGAAAAGTCCCCGGACGGCCCGTCTGCCGCGCCTGAAGGCCGTGTGACATCGCTTCGCCGGCTGCTTGGGGAACGGGTGCTGGCGACGGGATTCGCGTCCGAACTCGCCGGGCGACTTGCACGCGCGTTCGCGGACAGGCTTGGATGCGTCTTCGGGGAAGGAGGCCTCAATGGACGGGAGGAGGAAGAGGCCGTACGGATCGAAAATGGGCTTTTCGGCCTTGAGGCCTGGAACCGCGACCGGTCGATTCGGCCGATATCCGGGGGGCCCGGGGGTTAA
- a CDS encoding lipoate protein ligase C-terminal domain-containing protein, with product MHTAVIKAPGEKLLRVSIDMADGLVQGVRLTGDFFVHPEEAVLRIEEALRGVRPELNTVRDRLREAVDSGGIQLIGLSIESIARGTVEAASGCDAEKQP from the coding sequence ATGCATACCGCGGTCATTAAAGCGCCGGGGGAAAAGCTCCTTCGGGTTTCGATCGACATGGCGGACGGCCTGGTGCAAGGCGTGCGGCTCACCGGCGACTTTTTCGTGCATCCGGAAGAAGCGGTGCTCAGGATCGAGGAGGCGCTGCGCGGAGTGCGCCCGGAATTGAACACGGTACGGGACCGTCTGCGGGAGGCGGTAGATTCCGGGGGCATTCAACTTATCGGCCTGTCAATAGAGAGCATCGCGCGTGGAACGGTCGAGGCCGCTTCGGGCTGCGATGCGGAGAAACAGCCATAA
- the lipA gene encoding lipoyl synthase has product MGGIGARIPRWINLEIPGGTDYVRVKGVIEREGLHTVCLEARCPNIGDCFCSGTATFLIMGDVCTRNCRYCAVRHGRPTPVDPDEPGRVARAVAELGLEYAVVTSVTRDDLPDGGAAIFAETVSAIRDISPSCRVEVLVPDFRASMERSLERVVGAGPYVINHNMETVGPLFPALRPQGDYGLSLGLISRAVLSGIPVKSGLMAGLGESIDDLSSTMEDLRHAGCSILTVGQYLRSRKENHPVAKYYTPAEFESIRLRAESMGFARVLAGPMVRSSYHAGELSKR; this is encoded by the coding sequence ATGGGAGGGATAGGCGCGCGCATCCCCCGCTGGATCAACCTGGAGATACCCGGCGGCACCGACTACGTGCGGGTAAAGGGCGTCATAGAACGCGAGGGCCTTCACACCGTATGCCTGGAGGCGCGCTGTCCCAACATCGGCGATTGTTTCTGCAGCGGGACAGCGACGTTCCTGATTATGGGTGATGTGTGCACGCGGAACTGCCGCTATTGCGCGGTACGGCACGGAAGGCCCACGCCGGTAGACCCGGACGAGCCAGGCCGCGTGGCGCGCGCCGTCGCCGAGCTCGGCCTCGAATACGCGGTCGTCACCTCGGTTACGCGCGACGACCTGCCGGACGGCGGCGCCGCCATTTTTGCCGAAACCGTCTCGGCCATACGGGATATCTCCCCATCGTGCCGTGTCGAGGTGCTCGTGCCCGATTTCCGCGCGAGCATGGAGCGGTCGCTCGAACGCGTCGTCGGTGCCGGTCCTTACGTAATCAATCACAACATGGAAACCGTCGGCCCGCTTTTTCCGGCCCTTCGCCCGCAGGGGGATTACGGACTGTCGCTCGGGCTTATTTCGCGCGCAGTCCTATCCGGCATACCGGTGAAGTCGGGCCTTATGGCGGGGCTCGGAGAATCGATCGATGATCTCAGCTCGACGATGGAGGACCTTCGCCATGCGGGCTGCTCCATCCTGACCGTAGGGCAGTACCTCCGCTCCCGAAAGGAAAACCACCCCGTCGCGAAGTATTACACTCCCGCGGAGTTCGAGTCGATCCGCCTGCGTGCCGAATCGATGGGCTTTGCCCGGGTGCTCGCGGGCCCGATGGTGCGAAGCTCCTATCACGCGGGCGAGCTTTCGAAGCGGTGA
- the gcvPB gene encoding aminomethyl-transferring glycine dehydrogenase subunit GcvPB: MPVIFEKSRCGRSAYAMPSWQLEETDPIPAALCNDGVDLVEVGEVDIVRHYTALSRMNFGVDTGMYPLGSCTMKYNPKVNERVASLSGFTSLHPLSSPALAQGALEVLYDLSEYLATITGMRRFSFAPAAGAHGELAGLMVAKKYFEKKGEKRSVILIPDSAHGTNPASVAMCGFDVREVPSTPEGDVDMQRLSSMVDEDVAAMMLTSPNTLGLFDRNIVEIASVLHGKGALFYCDGANLNAILGVAKVRDMGFDLMHINLHKTFSTPHGGGGPGSGPLGVSDELEPFLPVPVVLKGDDGFYLEQNRPDSIGRIHSFHGNFLVALRAYAYIRMLGPDGIRDAGETAVLNANYLLSLLRREYNLPIDRICKHEFVLNDKDMPNGVTTNDIAKRILDYGFHAPTVYFPLLIPGAIMIEPTETENRETLESFAAAMIEIKREAESDPETVKSAPHSTPVRRVDAVLAARKPVLKWEG, encoded by the coding sequence ATGCCGGTTATTTTTGAAAAGAGCAGATGCGGAAGAAGCGCCTATGCCATGCCGTCGTGGCAGCTCGAGGAAACCGACCCCATCCCCGCGGCTCTGTGTAACGACGGCGTGGACCTTGTCGAAGTGGGCGAGGTCGACATCGTGCGGCATTACACGGCCCTTTCCCGGATGAACTTCGGTGTGGATACGGGAATGTATCCGCTGGGAAGCTGCACCATGAAATACAATCCCAAGGTCAACGAACGCGTCGCCTCGCTCTCCGGCTTCACTTCGCTCCATCCACTTTCATCGCCGGCCCTCGCCCAGGGGGCGCTCGAGGTGCTGTACGATCTGTCGGAGTATCTTGCAACCATAACCGGGATGCGGCGCTTCTCGTTCGCTCCCGCGGCCGGCGCGCACGGCGAGCTTGCCGGGCTGATGGTGGCAAAAAAATATTTTGAGAAGAAAGGCGAAAAGCGCAGCGTTATCCTCATCCCCGATTCAGCGCACGGCACCAACCCCGCATCAGTGGCCATGTGCGGCTTCGATGTGCGGGAGGTGCCGTCGACCCCCGAAGGCGATGTCGACATGCAGAGGCTTTCATCGATGGTCGATGAAGACGTGGCCGCAATGATGCTCACCAGTCCCAATACGCTCGGTCTTTTCGACCGCAACATCGTTGAAATCGCCAGTGTGCTGCACGGGAAGGGTGCGCTTTTTTATTGCGACGGCGCGAACCTCAACGCGATACTCGGCGTGGCGAAGGTGCGCGACATGGGCTTCGACCTAATGCATATCAATTTACACAAGACATTTTCGACGCCGCACGGCGGCGGCGGCCCGGGCTCGGGCCCACTGGGAGTGAGCGACGAACTCGAGCCCTTCCTGCCGGTCCCCGTTGTGTTAAAGGGCGATGACGGCTTTTACCTCGAGCAAAACCGGCCCGATTCCATCGGCCGCATTCACTCGTTCCATGGGAATTTTCTGGTGGCGCTCCGTGCGTATGCGTACATCAGAATGCTGGGACCCGATGGCATCCGCGACGCCGGAGAGACCGCCGTACTCAACGCCAACTATCTGCTCTCCCTGCTGAGAAGGGAATACAACCTCCCGATCGACCGAATATGCAAGCACGAGTTCGTCCTCAACGATAAAGACATGCCCAACGGCGTCACCACCAACGATATCGCCAAGAGAATTCTCGATTACGGATTCCACGCGCCCACGGTTTATTTCCCGCTCCTCATCCCCGGTGCGATCATGATTGAACCGACCGAAACGGAGAACCGTGAGACATTGGAGTCCTTCGCCGCCGCGATGATCGAAATTAAGCGCGAGGCGGAGAGCGATCCCGAAACCGTTAAAAGCGCACCGCACTCAACGCCTGTGCGGAGGGTCGATGCGGTGCTCGCGGCGCGCAAACCGGTGCTTAAATGGGAGGGATAG
- the gcvPA gene encoding aminomethyl-transferring glycine dehydrogenase subunit GcvPA, whose product MKYTCSPEDDRYVMLKSIGVRAVDDLFTDIPEAMRLGKDLDLPSALSEIETMRLMEELAAKNRPGRCFAGAGAYVHYMPAVVDALASRSEFYTAYTPYQAEVSQGTLTAIFEFQTFVCRLTGMDVANASMYDGATALAEAVLMSMHASGKKSVVAGDTLHPHYRAVLETYCGANGLELRILPSANGVMDTSALAGALNSATAAVVTQNPNFFGCIEDVAAITGAAHVAKAHSIVVVTEPHSLGLIAAPGKLGVDILCGEAQSFGNPVGYGGPALGFLAAKGEFMRRMPGRLVGKTVDSDGKDAYALTLQTREQHIRREKATSNICTNQGLCALRAVIYLSALGNAIRPLAELNHRLAARCKSLLASKGFTAVFDRPYFNEFAVGIKKAPVVMKRLEEEGFIPGVHLGDYYGEYADCVLVCCTEMTSPAEIDAFAEAVKRCAR is encoded by the coding sequence ATGAAATATACGTGCAGCCCCGAGGACGACCGTTATGTAATGCTGAAATCAATCGGCGTGCGCGCCGTCGACGACCTCTTCACGGATATACCCGAGGCCATGCGTCTGGGGAAGGATCTCGACCTTCCATCCGCGCTATCCGAGATCGAGACCATGCGTCTTATGGAGGAACTGGCCGCAAAAAACCGCCCGGGACGCTGCTTTGCCGGGGCCGGGGCCTATGTTCATTACATGCCCGCGGTGGTTGACGCGCTCGCCTCGCGGTCGGAGTTTTACACCGCGTATACGCCCTACCAGGCCGAGGTGAGCCAGGGCACCCTCACCGCCATTTTCGAGTTTCAGACCTTCGTCTGCAGGCTCACGGGCATGGACGTCGCCAACGCGAGCATGTACGACGGCGCGACGGCGCTCGCCGAGGCGGTGCTCATGTCGATGCACGCTTCGGGGAAAAAATCGGTGGTCGCCGGCGACACGCTGCATCCTCATTATCGCGCGGTGCTTGAAACCTACTGCGGAGCGAACGGGCTCGAACTGCGCATACTGCCATCTGCGAACGGGGTGATGGATACATCCGCACTCGCCGGGGCGCTGAACTCTGCCACGGCCGCGGTGGTCACCCAGAACCCCAATTTCTTCGGCTGTATAGAGGACGTCGCGGCGATAACCGGGGCCGCCCATGTCGCGAAGGCGCACAGCATCGTGGTGGTGACCGAGCCCCACAGCCTTGGCCTGATCGCCGCGCCTGGAAAGCTCGGCGTGGACATCCTCTGCGGTGAAGCGCAGTCTTTCGGTAATCCCGTGGGATACGGCGGGCCGGCGCTCGGGTTCCTGGCGGCAAAGGGCGAGTTCATGCGCCGCATGCCCGGCCGCCTTGTCGGAAAAACGGTCGATTCAGACGGCAAGGACGCGTACGCGCTGACGCTCCAGACGCGCGAGCAGCACATACGCCGCGAGAAGGCCACGTCGAACATCTGCACCAACCAGGGGCTTTGCGCCCTTCGAGCGGTAATCTACCTTTCCGCGCTGGGCAACGCCATTCGACCGCTTGCGGAACTCAACCACCGGCTTGCGGCGCGTTGCAAATCCCTGCTGGCATCGAAGGGATTTACAGCCGTATTCGACAGACCCTATTTCAACGAGTTCGCGGTAGGGATAAAAAAAGCCCCGGTCGTGATGAAGCGACTGGAGGAAGAAGGTTTTATTCCCGGAGTACACCTGGGGGATTATTACGGGGAATACGCAGACTGCGTCCTCGTCTGCTGTACGGAGATGACGAGCCCCGCGGAAATAGACGCCTTCGCTGAAGCGGTGAAGCGGTGCGCCCGGTAA
- the gcvH gene encoding glycine cleavage system protein GcvH, which yields MSNIPEDLKYTKDSEWIRMDDEFNATCGITDHAQEMLTDIVFVELPETGMEVAQGEQVGVVESVKAVSNVYSPLSGRIAGVNQALENSPELLNGDPYGEGWIFKIEVKSPGELDSLMNADAYAAHIEPEK from the coding sequence ATGAGTAATATACCGGAAGATCTTAAGTACACGAAAGACAGCGAGTGGATACGCATGGACGACGAGTTCAACGCCACCTGCGGCATCACTGACCACGCACAGGAGATGCTTACCGACATCGTCTTCGTCGAACTGCCCGAAACCGGAATGGAGGTGGCGCAGGGGGAGCAGGTGGGAGTGGTCGAATCCGTAAAGGCGGTATCGAACGTGTATTCGCCGCTTTCGGGAAGAATCGCCGGCGTCAACCAGGCGCTCGAAAATTCACCTGAACTTCTCAACGGCGACCCTTACGGCGAGGGCTGGATATTCAAGATAGAGGTAAAATCCCCGGGCGAGCTCGACAGCCTGATGAACGCCGACGCCTACGCCGCCCACATAGAACCGGAGAAGTGA
- the gcvT gene encoding glycine cleavage system aminomethyltransferase GcvT: MIQRTALHGEHLALKGRMVDFAGWELPVMYSSIIEEHNATRTKAGLFDVSHMGEVIVKGTGAESFLRRLIPTRLSKLAPGTSMYSCLCRDNGGVVDDIFIFMVSETEYYIVVNAATLDGDLDWMRTHATGDTEIIDVSAETSKIDLQGPASGDILKKVVGDERAGSMGRFQFFHTDYKGVRMMVSRTGYTGENGYELFVPNDLAVPLWRDILGAGEAYGIRPVGLGARDTLRLEAAYSLYGHELSDTITPVEAGLGWLVTSADDYIGRGVLAGQKENGAPRALICFELEGRGVPREHCKVIKDGVGIGISTSGGFSPTFKKGIGMALVRAGSLGIGDWFSLVVRDNPVPARVVKRPFYAFNG; this comes from the coding sequence ATGATACAAAGAACGGCGCTCCACGGGGAACACCTGGCCCTCAAGGGACGCATGGTCGATTTCGCGGGATGGGAGCTTCCGGTAATGTACTCGTCGATAATAGAGGAACACAACGCAACAAGAACGAAGGCGGGCCTGTTCGACGTCTCACATATGGGAGAGGTGATCGTGAAGGGAACGGGGGCGGAAAGTTTTCTCCGCCGTCTGATCCCGACGAGGTTGAGCAAACTCGCTCCTGGGACGTCGATGTACAGCTGCCTGTGCCGCGACAACGGCGGAGTGGTCGATGATATCTTCATTTTTATGGTTTCTGAAACTGAATACTATATCGTGGTAAACGCAGCGACGCTCGACGGGGACCTCGACTGGATGCGCACTCACGCGACCGGTGACACTGAAATAATCGACGTTTCGGCCGAAACGTCCAAAATTGACTTGCAGGGGCCCGCCTCGGGTGATATTCTGAAAAAGGTCGTCGGTGATGAGCGGGCTGGAAGCATGGGCCGCTTTCAGTTCTTTCATACCGATTACAAAGGCGTTCGGATGATGGTTTCGCGCACCGGCTATACCGGCGAAAACGGCTACGAGCTCTTCGTTCCGAACGATTTGGCGGTTCCCCTGTGGAGAGACATCCTCGGCGCGGGAGAGGCGTATGGAATAAGGCCCGTCGGCCTTGGCGCGCGCGATACGCTGCGTCTGGAGGCCGCTTATTCGCTTTACGGTCACGAGTTGTCCGATACCATCACGCCGGTCGAAGCGGGCCTCGGATGGCTTGTAACGAGCGCGGACGACTATATCGGCCGCGGTGTCCTTGCCGGGCAGAAGGAAAATGGTGCGCCGCGCGCTCTTATCTGTTTCGAACTCGAGGGCAGGGGTGTGCCGCGTGAACACTGCAAGGTAATCAAAGACGGTGTCGGGATCGGGATAAGCACCAGCGGCGGTTTTTCTCCCACGTTCAAAAAAGGGATCGGTATGGCCCTGGTACGGGCCGGCTCGCTCGGGATCGGCGACTGGTTTTCGCTCGTGGTACGGGACAATCCGGTCCCGGCGAGGGTGGTAAAACGACCGTTCTACGCCTTCAACGGCTGA